From Aristaeella lactis, the proteins below share one genomic window:
- a CDS encoding tagaturonate reductase, with protein MAQLNYRVLEQSGYDGFILKNAPEKVMQFGEGNFLRAFADNFFDIANEKAGFNGKVALIQPIAQGLTDLINKQEGLYTLYLRGSDKGVKVDEKRVISAVSRCINPYGDWDKVLELARSADLEIVVSNTTEAGIVHDTESAFDQEPPVSFPAKLTRVLYERYTAGQKGVVVLSCELIDNNGRELQKCVNQYIDDWKLDSGFRTWVNEENLFCSTLVDRIVPGRIRDPKEAEALAAANGYEDPLTDVGEFFGIWVIEGPQELEERLPFRKAGVPVIVVPDVTPYKKRKVRILNGAHTGFVPGAYLAGYDIVRDCMHDETILGYMNRMLYDEVIPTLPLEKKDLEDFARAVQDRFNNPFVNHELMSISLNSTSKWRARNMPSFLDYVQGKGTLPPCLTTSFAAYVAFYSSESQALTEQGLICRRPKGNEYTVNDDRSVLEFYWQHRNDSPEELIHAVMTNEDMWGTDLTKVNGFEAAAAGILKTIRTEGALKAFENCLA; from the coding sequence ATGGCACAGTTGAATTACAGGGTCCTGGAACAGTCCGGATATGACGGATTTATCCTGAAAAACGCGCCGGAAAAGGTGATGCAGTTCGGTGAAGGAAACTTCCTGCGCGCTTTTGCGGACAACTTTTTTGACATTGCGAATGAAAAAGCGGGATTTAACGGCAAGGTGGCGCTTATACAGCCCATCGCCCAGGGACTGACTGACCTGATCAACAAACAGGAAGGCCTTTATACGCTGTATCTGCGCGGCAGCGACAAGGGTGTGAAGGTAGATGAAAAACGGGTCATTTCCGCGGTAAGCCGTTGTATCAATCCCTACGGAGACTGGGATAAAGTGCTTGAACTGGCCCGGAGCGCGGACCTGGAGATTGTTGTATCCAATACAACGGAAGCGGGCATTGTCCATGATACGGAGAGCGCCTTTGACCAGGAACCGCCGGTCAGTTTCCCGGCGAAGCTGACCCGTGTGCTGTATGAAAGGTATACGGCGGGACAAAAAGGAGTTGTGGTGCTCAGCTGTGAACTGATCGACAACAACGGCAGGGAACTGCAGAAATGCGTGAATCAGTACATAGATGACTGGAAGCTGGACAGCGGTTTCCGCACCTGGGTAAATGAGGAAAACCTGTTCTGCTCCACACTGGTGGACCGGATCGTTCCGGGACGGATCCGTGATCCGAAGGAAGCGGAGGCGCTGGCTGCTGCCAATGGATACGAGGATCCGCTGACGGATGTGGGAGAGTTTTTCGGCATCTGGGTCATCGAAGGTCCGCAGGAACTGGAAGAGCGGCTTCCTTTCAGGAAGGCCGGCGTTCCTGTGATCGTGGTACCGGACGTGACACCGTACAAGAAACGGAAAGTCCGTATCCTGAACGGCGCGCACACAGGATTTGTGCCCGGCGCTTACCTGGCCGGATATGATATTGTTCGGGACTGCATGCATGATGAAACCATACTGGGATATATGAACCGGATGCTCTATGACGAAGTGATCCCCACCCTTCCGCTGGAGAAGAAAGACCTGGAGGATTTTGCCCGGGCGGTACAGGACCGGTTTAACAATCCCTTTGTCAACCATGAGCTGATGAGTATCAGCCTGAACAGTACCAGCAAGTGGCGGGCACGGAATATGCCATCCTTCCTGGACTATGTACAGGGAAAGGGGACACTGCCGCCCTGCCTGACCACCAGCTTTGCCGCCTATGTGGCGTTTTATTCCAGCGAATCGCAGGCTCTGACGGAACAGGGGCTTATCTGCCGCCGGCCGAAGGGAAATGAGTACACGGTGAATGATGACCGGTCTGTGCTGGAGTTCTACTGGCAGCACAGGAATGACAGCCCTGAGGAGCTGATTCATGCCGTGATGACAAATGAAGACATGTGGGGAACAGACCTGACGAAAGTGAACGGGTTTGAGGCTGCGGCGGCCGGAATCCTGAAAACCATCCGCACGGAGGGCGCCCTGAAGGCGTTTGAAAACTGCCTGGCCTGA
- a CDS encoding bifunctional 4-hydroxy-2-oxoglutarate aldolase/2-dehydro-3-deoxy-phosphogluconate aldolase, with protein MTDMMKKLQGIGIVPVVVLENADDAVPLAERLMAGGLPCAEVTFRTAAAEESIRRMAKAFPEMIIGAGTVLTTEQADRAIDAGATFIVSPGFNPKVTEHVLKKGVPMTPGVCTPTEIEAALQFDLDVLKFFPAEPAGGLKMIKALAAPYVGLHFMPTGGINAANVRDYLAYDRIVACGGSWMVSGKLVKEGKFDEIEKLVREAADIVKEIRG; from the coding sequence ATGACGGATATGATGAAAAAACTGCAGGGAATCGGCATTGTGCCGGTGGTGGTACTGGAAAACGCGGATGACGCGGTTCCGCTGGCTGAACGGCTGATGGCCGGCGGACTGCCCTGCGCGGAAGTGACCTTCCGGACCGCGGCGGCGGAGGAATCGATCCGCCGGATGGCCAAGGCTTTTCCGGAAATGATCATCGGCGCGGGAACCGTGCTGACAACAGAGCAGGCGGATCGGGCTATCGACGCCGGTGCGACATTTATTGTCAGCCCCGGCTTTAATCCGAAGGTGACAGAGCATGTGCTGAAGAAGGGCGTTCCCATGACACCCGGCGTATGCACCCCGACGGAGATCGAAGCGGCGCTGCAGTTTGACCTGGATGTGCTGAAGTTCTTCCCTGCGGAACCGGCCGGCGGCCTGAAGATGATCAAAGCCCTGGCGGCACCGTATGTGGGCCTTCACTTTATGCCCACCGGCGGCATCAACGCGGCAAATGTCCGGGATTACCTGGCCTATGACAGGATTGTGGCCTGCGGCGGAAGCTGGATGGTCAGCGGAAAGCTGGTCAAAGAAGGCAAGTTTGATGAAATTGAGAAACTGGTGCGGGAAGCCGCAGATATTGTTAAGGAAATCAGGGGGTAA
- a CDS encoding mannitol dehydrogenase family protein, translating into MKVNLEALKDRAGWEKAGVKLPAYDIDLMRKKTDEKPLWVHFGAGNIFRAFIAALQQRLLDEGLSDRGIIAADTFDVDNIRMIYGGYDNLTMSVTLNADATIDKEIIASVSEAVVAQPGEKADYERLLRAFAAPSLQMISFTITEKGYALRGIDGQYLKVVSEDLANGPEQARHAMTIVTALLFHRYQAGKAPLAVVSMDNCSHNGEKLQSSILEVARAWNANGFVPDGFVSWLTDESQVSFPWSMIDKITPRPAPEVQRMLEEAGIEDMAPLETPRGTFVAPFVNAEKAQYLVVEDKFPNGRPPLEKAGVYFTDRDTVNKTERMKVTTCLNPLHTALAVYGCLLGYTLIRDEMKDADLVKLIRRLGYQEGLPVVTDPGILSPKAFIDEVMEERLPNPFMPDAPQRIATDTSQKVGIRFGETIRSYLAEGRSMDQLVALPLAIAGWLRYLLGVDDKGAPMQLSSDPLLEDLRAQLTGIELGRQETCGDKLQAILSNPVIFGSDLTACPLGERITSFFLEEIRGPGAVRNTLQKYLCC; encoded by the coding sequence ATGAAAGTAAATCTGGAGGCACTGAAGGATCGTGCCGGCTGGGAAAAGGCTGGCGTGAAACTGCCGGCTTATGACATTGATCTTATGCGGAAAAAAACGGACGAAAAGCCCCTCTGGGTGCATTTCGGTGCCGGAAACATCTTCCGCGCGTTCATTGCGGCGCTGCAGCAGCGGCTCCTGGATGAAGGCCTGTCTGACCGGGGCATCATCGCCGCCGACACCTTCGATGTGGACAACATCCGCATGATCTACGGCGGATATGACAATCTGACCATGAGTGTCACGCTGAACGCGGATGCCACCATTGACAAAGAGATTATCGCTTCCGTTTCGGAAGCCGTTGTCGCCCAGCCCGGCGAAAAAGCGGATTACGAACGTCTGCTCCGGGCTTTCGCAGCCCCTTCGCTGCAGATGATCAGTTTCACGATCACCGAAAAAGGGTACGCACTGCGTGGTATTGACGGCCAGTACCTGAAGGTGGTGTCTGAAGACCTGGCAAACGGTCCGGAGCAGGCCCGTCACGCCATGACCATCGTAACCGCCCTGCTCTTCCACCGTTATCAGGCAGGCAAGGCTCCGCTGGCGGTTGTCAGCATGGACAACTGCAGCCATAACGGCGAAAAGCTGCAAAGCAGCATCCTGGAGGTTGCCCGGGCATGGAACGCGAACGGCTTCGTACCGGACGGCTTTGTTTCCTGGCTCACCGATGAATCGCAGGTATCCTTCCCCTGGAGCATGATCGACAAGATCACCCCCCGGCCGGCACCGGAAGTCCAGCGGATGCTGGAGGAAGCCGGGATTGAGGATATGGCTCCCCTGGAAACGCCCCGCGGCACCTTTGTGGCGCCTTTTGTCAATGCCGAAAAGGCTCAGTACCTGGTGGTGGAGGATAAGTTTCCCAACGGACGCCCGCCCCTGGAAAAAGCAGGAGTTTATTTTACCGACCGGGATACCGTCAACAAGACGGAGCGGATGAAAGTAACCACCTGCTTGAACCCGCTGCATACCGCGCTGGCGGTCTACGGCTGCCTGCTGGGCTATACCCTCATCCGTGACGAGATGAAAGACGCGGACCTGGTGAAGCTGATCCGGCGTCTGGGCTATCAGGAAGGGCTGCCGGTTGTAACAGATCCCGGCATTCTCAGTCCCAAAGCCTTCATTGACGAAGTTATGGAGGAGCGTCTTCCCAATCCCTTTATGCCGGACGCACCCCAGCGCATCGCCACGGATACCTCCCAGAAAGTCGGTATCCGCTTCGGCGAGACCATCCGCAGCTATCTGGCCGAAGGCCGTTCCATGGATCAGCTGGTCGCGCTGCCCCTTGCCATAGCGGGCTGGCTGCGTTACCTGCTGGGTGTGGATGACAAAGGCGCTCCCATGCAGCTGTCCTCCGACCCGCTGCTGGAAGATCTTCGGGCACAGCTTACCGGTATCGAGTTGGGCCGTCAGGAAACCTGCGGTGACAAGCTGCAGGCCATCCTCTCCAACCCGGTGATCTTCGGAAGCGATCTCACCGCCTGCCCGCTGGGCGAACGGATCACCTCTTTCTTCCTGGAGGAGATCCGCGGTCCCGGAGCTGTACGGAACACCCTGCAGAAATATCTCTGCTGCTGA
- a CDS encoding sugar kinase gives MELNLKAAEECRYDAVSLGEIMLRLDPGEGRIRTAREFKVWEGGGEYNVVRGLHKCFGLRTGVMTAFADNEVGKLMKDLIEQGGVDTSLICWKKTDGIGRVCRNGLNFTERGFGIRGAVGCSDRANTAISKATPDDFDFDYIFGKLGVRWLHTGGIYAALSEQSCETVIAACKAAKKYGTLVSYDLNYRPSMWSAIGGLEKAREVNREVAGYVDVMIGNEEDFTACLGLQVEGNDENLKELNLDGYYKMIAEAAKQYPNFKAIATTLRTVRTATVNDWKAICWADGKVYMSKAFDGLEILDRVGGGDSFASGLIYGLMTTGDPEQAVNYGAAHGALAMTTPGDTSMASKEEVESIIRNGSARVKR, from the coding sequence ATGGAACTGAATCTGAAAGCCGCCGAAGAGTGCCGTTATGACGCGGTATCCCTGGGTGAGATCATGCTGCGCCTGGATCCCGGTGAAGGCCGGATCCGTACCGCACGGGAATTTAAAGTGTGGGAAGGCGGCGGCGAATACAACGTGGTTCGGGGGCTGCACAAGTGCTTCGGCCTGAGGACCGGTGTCATGACTGCCTTTGCGGATAACGAGGTCGGCAAGCTGATGAAGGACCTGATCGAGCAGGGCGGCGTGGACACCAGCCTGATCTGCTGGAAAAAGACAGACGGTATCGGCAGGGTCTGCCGGAACGGCCTGAATTTCACCGAGCGCGGCTTTGGTATCCGGGGAGCGGTAGGCTGCTCCGACCGTGCCAACACCGCTATTTCCAAAGCTACCCCTGATGACTTTGACTTTGACTACATCTTCGGTAAACTCGGCGTACGGTGGCTGCATACAGGCGGCATTTACGCGGCACTGTCCGAGCAGAGCTGTGAGACAGTCATTGCCGCCTGCAAGGCTGCAAAGAAATACGGCACGCTGGTCTCCTATGACCTGAATTACCGTCCCTCCATGTGGTCAGCCATCGGCGGCCTGGAGAAGGCCCGTGAAGTCAACCGGGAGGTTGCCGGGTATGTGGATGTGATGATCGGCAATGAAGAAGACTTTACAGCGTGCCTGGGTCTGCAGGTGGAAGGCAATGACGAAAACCTGAAGGAGCTGAACCTGGACGGATACTATAAAATGATCGCGGAAGCTGCGAAGCAGTATCCCAACTTCAAGGCGATCGCCACTACACTGCGCACGGTCCGTACAGCGACAGTGAATGACTGGAAAGCCATCTGCTGGGCGGATGGGAAAGTATATATGTCTAAGGCTTTTGACGGACTGGAGATCCTGGACCGTGTCGGCGGCGGCGATTCCTTTGCTTCCGGTCTGATCTACGGCCTGATGACCACCGGCGATCCGGAACAGGCTGTGAACTACGGTGCCGCCCACGGCGCACTGGCCATGACCACGCCCGGGGATACCAGCATGGCCAGCAAGGAAGAAGTCGAATCCATTATCAGGAATGGCAGCGCCCGTGTGAAACGGTAA
- the uxaC gene encoding glucuronate isomerase has product MGAFMDRDFLLNTEAAKKLYHEAADGMPIIDYHCHLSPKEIWEDIRYENITQVWLGGDHYKWRLMRSAGVPEKYVTGNAPDREKFEKYAEVLGKAVGNPLHHWSHLELRRFFGYEGILNRETAGEVWDLANAKLQEEGYSARGLIIRSNVKIICTTDDPVDSLEWHEKLAADKSFPVTVLPAWRPDKAMNLEKPDYPEYIARLEKTAGMKVNSFADLKKALHVRLDFFADHGCKLSDHGLNYVMFAPAAEDEIEAIFAERMNGILPDAEKEAKFKYAFMAAMAAEYSERNWVMQLHYGCRRDNNPVTFRAMGPDTGFDCVDNSAPSGQTAAFLGALEEAGSLPKTILYSLNTNDNAAIDTILGCFQNDTAIGRIQHGSAWWFNDHFDGMVEQMKSLASLGYLAGFVGMLTDSRSFLSYPRHEYFRRILCRILGEWVEEGFYPEDYDTLKEIVADISYNNAKRYFSFEEKKI; this is encoded by the coding sequence ATGGGAGCATTTATGGACCGGGATTTCCTGCTGAACACGGAAGCGGCGAAAAAGCTTTACCACGAAGCGGCGGATGGGATGCCGATTATTGATTACCACTGTCACCTGAGCCCGAAGGAAATCTGGGAGGATATCCGGTACGAAAATATCACCCAGGTGTGGCTGGGCGGCGATCACTATAAGTGGCGTCTGATGCGGTCTGCGGGAGTGCCGGAGAAATATGTTACCGGCAATGCCCCGGACCGGGAAAAGTTCGAGAAATACGCTGAGGTTCTTGGAAAAGCGGTCGGCAATCCCCTGCATCACTGGAGTCATCTGGAGCTTCGGCGCTTCTTCGGCTATGAGGGGATCCTGAACAGGGAAACAGCCGGAGAAGTGTGGGATCTGGCTAACGCGAAACTGCAGGAAGAAGGTTATTCCGCCCGCGGACTCATCATAAGGAGCAATGTAAAAATCATCTGCACAACGGATGATCCGGTGGACAGCCTGGAATGGCATGAAAAGCTGGCCGCGGATAAATCCTTCCCTGTGACGGTGCTGCCTGCCTGGCGACCGGACAAAGCCATGAACCTGGAAAAGCCGGATTATCCGGAATATATAGCCCGGCTGGAAAAAACGGCGGGAATGAAGGTGAACAGCTTTGCGGATCTGAAGAAGGCCCTGCATGTGCGTCTGGACTTCTTCGCTGACCATGGATGCAAACTGAGTGACCACGGACTGAACTATGTGATGTTCGCCCCGGCGGCGGAGGATGAGATCGAGGCGATCTTTGCTGAACGGATGAACGGCATCCTGCCTGACGCGGAAAAGGAAGCCAAATTCAAGTATGCCTTCATGGCGGCTATGGCAGCGGAATACAGTGAACGGAACTGGGTGATGCAGCTGCACTACGGCTGCCGCCGCGACAATAATCCGGTAACTTTTCGCGCAATGGGACCGGATACCGGTTTTGACTGCGTGGACAATTCCGCTCCCAGCGGGCAGACCGCCGCGTTTCTCGGAGCACTGGAGGAAGCCGGAAGCCTGCCGAAAACAATCCTTTACAGCCTGAATACCAATGACAATGCCGCTATTGACACCATCCTGGGCTGCTTCCAGAATGATACCGCGATCGGACGGATCCAGCATGGTTCCGCCTGGTGGTTTAATGACCACTTTGACGGTATGGTTGAGCAGATGAAGAGCCTGGCTTCCCTGGGCTACCTGGCCGGCTTTGTGGGGATGCTGACAGACAGCCGGAGCTTCCTGAGCTATCCGCGGCATGAGTATTTCCGCCGCATCCTGTGCAGGATCCTCGGCGAGTGGGTTGAGGAAGGATTCTATCCGGAGGATTATGACACACTGAAGGAGATCGTGGCGGATATCAGCTATAATAATGCCAAACGTTACTTCAGTTTTGAAGAGAAAAAGATCTGA
- a CDS encoding helix-turn-helix transcriptional regulator, which translates to MNDITYVGRHTAVYTVSRHAHESWEFVYCTQGSGTFLFDNRSLDYKEGDVVIIPPMTPHANACTDGFQNIHINMVSPALSFSAPLVVSDDPNHFLLDAFSAASFHFYSDRKESSRLLFIYGDLIVCYLAAYRTGTVLTPIVAQIENNIISNYADSAYELDTYLHSLPFSYDYLRKLFQKELGVTPHRYLVDKRLKMAAELLAGDASAGTRTIADIAALCGFHDPLYFSKMFRKKYGTAPRDYLESRPRRPVPALDSSRVDYDL; encoded by the coding sequence ATGAATGATATTACCTACGTCGGCAGGCATACCGCCGTCTATACCGTTTCCCGGCACGCCCATGAAAGCTGGGAGTTTGTTTACTGCACCCAGGGTTCGGGCACCTTCCTGTTTGACAACAGGAGCCTGGATTATAAAGAAGGAGACGTTGTCATCATTCCGCCTATGACACCACATGCCAACGCCTGCACGGACGGCTTCCAGAACATCCATATCAACATGGTGTCCCCGGCTCTTTCCTTTTCCGCCCCCCTGGTCGTCTCCGATGATCCCAACCATTTCCTGCTGGATGCTTTCAGTGCAGCCTCCTTCCATTTCTATTCCGACCGGAAGGAATCTTCCCGCCTGCTGTTCATCTACGGCGACCTGATCGTCTGCTATCTTGCCGCCTACCGGACCGGAACCGTTCTGACGCCCATCGTGGCGCAGATTGAAAACAACATCATCTCCAATTATGCGGACAGCGCCTATGAACTGGATACCTATCTTCATTCCCTGCCCTTCAGCTACGATTACCTGCGTAAACTGTTCCAGAAGGAATTGGGCGTTACGCCCCACCGGTACCTAGTGGACAAGAGGCTGAAAATGGCGGCGGAACTCCTGGCCGGGGATGCCAGTGCCGGCACCCGTACCATCGCGGACATCGCGGCGCTTTGCGGTTTCCATGATCCCCTGTATTTCTCCAAGATGTTCCGGAAAAAATACGGCACTGCACCGCGGGATTACCTGGAATCCCGGCCCCGCAGGCCTGTCCCCGCCCTGGACAGCAGCCGGGTGGATTATGATTTGTAA
- a CDS encoding UxaA family hydrolase, with product MNEMVRINPADTVAVALAPLEAGKTVSFGDGTVTLRDDLPMGHKAALRDIRKGEAVIKYGYPIGEATEDIPVGGHVHVHNLHTLLSGEKEYEWHPVYPTQEEKCRPAAFMGYPRKAGRPGVRNELWILPTVGCVNDAAKALAREAQALAGGAVEGIYAFPHPYGCSQLGDDQENTRKALAALATHPNAGGVLLLGLGCENSGIEQIRPYMGSFDESRVRFLVCQECGDEQEEGMRLLEELAQRMRQDERVPCTADQLTVGLKCGGSDGLSGITANPVIGVFSDLLTAMGGSTILTEVPEMFGAETILMDRCENEELFRKTVDLINGFKAYFESYHMPVYENPSPGNKAGGITTLEDKALGCTQKSGHSAVKGVLAYGERAEAAGLNLLSAPGNDLVASTALAVSGAQLVLFSTGRGTPFGCPVPTVKIASNTPLAEKKRNWIDFDAGRLLAGRTMKEMGEELLDLVLRTASGEQTRGERNGFHDMAIFKQGVTL from the coding sequence ATGAACGAAATGGTGCGCATCAATCCCGCGGATACGGTGGCGGTGGCACTGGCACCCCTGGAAGCCGGGAAAACGGTCTCTTTCGGGGATGGAACGGTCACCCTGCGGGATGACCTGCCCATGGGCCATAAGGCTGCCCTGCGGGATATCCGAAAAGGAGAAGCAGTCATCAAGTACGGCTATCCGATCGGGGAAGCGACAGAGGATATCCCGGTCGGCGGACATGTACATGTCCACAACCTGCATACTCTGCTGTCCGGGGAAAAGGAATATGAGTGGCATCCTGTGTATCCGACACAGGAGGAGAAATGCCGTCCGGCAGCCTTTATGGGCTATCCGCGGAAGGCGGGCCGGCCCGGAGTGCGGAACGAGTTGTGGATTCTGCCGACTGTGGGCTGCGTGAACGACGCGGCAAAGGCACTTGCCCGGGAAGCACAGGCGCTGGCGGGCGGCGCGGTGGAGGGAATATACGCGTTCCCGCATCCTTACGGCTGCAGTCAGCTGGGGGATGACCAGGAGAACACCCGTAAAGCACTGGCCGCACTGGCAACGCATCCCAACGCCGGCGGTGTTCTGCTGCTGGGACTGGGATGTGAGAACAGCGGCATAGAACAGATCCGGCCCTATATGGGCAGCTTTGATGAAAGCCGGGTTCGTTTCCTGGTCTGCCAGGAGTGCGGGGACGAGCAGGAAGAGGGAATGCGGCTGCTGGAAGAACTGGCGCAGCGTATGCGGCAGGACGAACGGGTCCCCTGTACTGCTGATCAGCTGACGGTGGGACTCAAGTGCGGCGGTTCCGACGGGCTTTCAGGCATTACGGCGAATCCGGTGATCGGGGTGTTCAGCGATCTGCTGACAGCTATGGGCGGCTCAACGATCCTGACGGAAGTGCCGGAAATGTTCGGTGCGGAAACGATCCTGATGGACCGCTGCGAGAACGAGGAGCTGTTCCGGAAGACTGTGGATCTGATCAACGGGTTCAAGGCGTATTTCGAGAGCTATCATATGCCGGTGTATGAAAACCCGTCTCCCGGCAACAAGGCCGGCGGTATTACAACACTCGAGGACAAGGCGCTGGGCTGCACCCAGAAGAGCGGACACTCCGCAGTGAAGGGTGTGCTGGCTTACGGAGAGAGGGCGGAAGCAGCGGGGCTGAACCTGCTGTCCGCTCCGGGAAATGACCTGGTTGCGTCCACCGCGCTGGCGGTTTCCGGCGCACAGCTGGTGCTTTTTTCCACCGGAAGGGGAACACCCTTCGGATGCCCGGTACCAACGGTGAAGATTGCTTCCAATACACCGCTGGCGGAAAAGAAACGGAACTGGATCGACTTTGATGCCGGAAGGCTGCTGGCAGGCAGGACGATGAAGGAAATGGGAGAAGAACTGCTGGACCTGGTGCTGCGGACTGCTTCCGGGGAACAGACCCGCGGTGAACGGAACGGATTCCATGATATGGCCATTTTCAAACAGGGTGTTACGCTGTGA